The Mesorhizobium loti genome includes a region encoding these proteins:
- a CDS encoding ABC transporter permease subunit, translating to MSAAVDKDAGEKGVSSAFAGPVWKHGLYAASAWLLAAIVTVAFPDVVPWGSRDVFVALLVAGAVVLAGLAFSVEKLGGFGRGVIHYGPWLIALGLWFALWELITAKLGWMPKPFFSPPHGLLHVYIVDWQRILICIAYTARLWTIGFFSGIIVGFIGGVALGWSKTFAYWGMPVLKLIGPVPASAWIPATFFLFPTTFQASLFLVAVASGIPVAILTASGVNSVNRSFYDVARTLGASSRYLVLRVAIPAALPHVFVGLFMGLYYSFAVLVVAEMLGAKYGLGWYLQFQTAYSAYANVYAMLIIMALLCSGLVKLLFVVRDRLLGWQKGVVQW from the coding sequence ATGAGCGCAGCGGTCGACAAGGACGCAGGCGAAAAGGGTGTTTCTTCCGCTTTTGCCGGGCCCGTGTGGAAGCACGGGCTCTATGCCGCCTCGGCTTGGCTGCTCGCTGCCATTGTCACGGTTGCCTTTCCCGATGTCGTGCCGTGGGGCAGCCGCGATGTCTTCGTCGCCCTGCTGGTCGCTGGAGCGGTGGTCCTTGCCGGTCTCGCGTTCAGCGTTGAAAAGCTTGGTGGATTTGGCCGCGGGGTGATCCACTACGGCCCCTGGCTGATCGCGCTCGGCCTCTGGTTCGCGCTCTGGGAGCTGATCACGGCCAAGCTCGGCTGGATGCCGAAACCTTTCTTCTCGCCACCGCACGGCCTCTTGCATGTCTATATCGTCGACTGGCAGCGCATCCTCATCTGCATCGCCTACACGGCGCGGCTGTGGACGATCGGGTTCTTCAGCGGCATCATCGTCGGCTTCATCGGCGGCGTTGCGCTAGGCTGGTCCAAAACCTTCGCCTATTGGGGCATGCCGGTGCTGAAACTGATCGGGCCGGTGCCGGCGAGCGCCTGGATCCCGGCAACCTTCTTCCTGTTCCCGACGACGTTCCAGGCCAGCCTGTTCCTTGTCGCGGTTGCATCCGGCATACCGGTCGCGATCCTGACCGCGTCGGGCGTCAACTCGGTCAACCGTTCCTTCTACGACGTGGCACGCACGCTCGGCGCCAGCAGCCGCTATCTGGTTCTGCGCGTGGCGATACCGGCTGCCTTGCCGCATGTCTTCGTCGGCCTGTTCATGGGGCTGTATTATTCCTTTGCCGTGCTGGTGGTCGCCGAAATGCTCGGCGCTAAATACGGCCTCGGCTGGTATCTGCAGTTCCAGACCGCCTATTCGGCCTATGCCAACGTCTATGCCATGCTGATCATCATGGCGTTGCTCTGTTCGGGTCTCGTCAAGCTGCTGTTTGTCGTGCGCGACCGGCTGCTCGGTTGGCAGAAGGGGGTCGTGCAGTGGTAG
- a CDS encoding bifunctional O-acetylhomoserine aminocarboxypropyltransferase/cysteine synthase (catalyzes the formation of L-methionine and acetate from O-acetyl-L-homoserine and methanethiol), giving the protein MTLENLSPETLALHGGSWRADPTSGAVAVPIYQTTSYQFQDTDHADRLFALDEIGHIYTRVSNPTQDALETRIAALEGGAAALLLSSGQAASAYSVLNLAGAGDNIVSATDLYGGTWALFAATLKHLGVQVRFVDPSDPENFRRATDARTRAYYAESLPNPKLHVFPIKEVGDIGRSLGVPLIIDNTAAPLIIRPFDHGAAVVVYSATKYIGGHGTSIGGIVIDGGNFPWEDHAERFPTLNQPDPSYHGKVWVEAAKPLGPVAYVLRIRTVLLRDVGAAISPFNAFQLLQGLETLPLRIRQHNENAIKVAEFLRGHPKVSNVIFPRYQGGESKRRADAYFRQGSYGALVGFELKDGREAGRSFINGLKLLYHVANIGDARSLAIHPSTTTHSQLSPEEQLATGVTPGYVRLSVGIEHPDDIIRDLEQALDQVAGDRELKAA; this is encoded by the coding sequence ATGACCCTGGAAAATCTTTCTCCCGAGACCCTTGCCCTTCACGGCGGCTCCTGGCGCGCCGATCCCACCAGCGGTGCCGTTGCCGTGCCCATCTACCAGACCACGTCCTATCAATTCCAGGACACCGATCATGCCGATCGCCTGTTTGCGCTCGATGAGATCGGCCATATCTACACGCGTGTGTCGAACCCGACGCAGGATGCGCTGGAGACCCGCATCGCGGCGCTGGAAGGAGGCGCTGCCGCCCTTCTTCTGTCCTCCGGCCAGGCGGCCTCGGCCTATTCGGTGCTGAACCTTGCCGGCGCCGGCGACAACATCGTCTCCGCCACCGATCTCTATGGCGGCACCTGGGCCTTGTTTGCCGCCACCCTGAAGCATTTGGGCGTGCAGGTGCGGTTCGTCGATCCGTCCGATCCTGAGAATTTCCGCCGTGCCACCGATGCGCGGACACGCGCCTACTACGCGGAATCGCTGCCCAATCCGAAGCTGCATGTCTTCCCGATCAAGGAAGTCGGCGACATCGGCCGGTCGCTCGGCGTGCCGTTGATCATCGACAACACCGCCGCACCGCTGATCATCAGGCCGTTCGACCATGGCGCGGCGGTCGTGGTCTATTCGGCGACGAAATACATTGGCGGCCACGGCACCTCGATTGGCGGCATCGTCATCGATGGCGGCAACTTCCCATGGGAAGATCATGCCGAACGTTTCCCGACGCTGAACCAGCCCGATCCAAGCTATCACGGCAAGGTTTGGGTCGAGGCGGCCAAACCGCTTGGACCTGTGGCCTATGTGCTGCGCATCCGCACCGTGCTGCTGCGCGACGTCGGTGCCGCGATCAGCCCGTTCAATGCTTTTCAACTGCTGCAGGGCCTGGAGACGCTGCCCTTGCGCATCCGCCAGCACAATGAGAACGCCATCAAGGTGGCGGAGTTTCTGCGCGGTCATCCGAAGGTCAGCAACGTCATCTTCCCGCGCTACCAGGGCGGCGAGAGCAAGCGCCGGGCCGATGCCTATTTCCGCCAGGGCAGTTACGGCGCGCTGGTCGGGTTCGAACTCAAGGATGGTCGCGAGGCGGGGCGTTCCTTCATCAATGGGCTGAAGCTGCTCTATCACGTCGCCAACATCGGCGACGCGCGTTCGCTGGCTATCCATCCGTCGACCACGACCCACTCGCAGCTTTCGCCGGAAGAGCAACTCGCGACTGGCGTAACGCCCGGTTATGTCAGGCTCTCCGTCGGCATAGAGCATCCCGACGACATCATCCGCGATCTCGAACAGGCGCTCGATCAGGTCGCCGGCGATCGCGAATTGAAGGCCGCCTGA
- a CDS encoding isopenicillin N synthase family oxygenase produces the protein MPRIVPVLDLSRLEQGASEYRTFLLDLRTAARDVGFFYLSGHGISASEIDDVLDASRRFFALPEADKLAIEMVKSSQFRGYTRAGGELTKGAADWREQLDIGVERQPIAQGPGIAPWTRLQGPNQWPSALPELKPALLAWQTKATAVAIRLLKAFALSLDQPEDAFDAIYRDSPNHRMKIVRYPGRDATEGDQGVGAHKDGGFLTLLLQDDNKGLQVEYDGSWVNVDPLPGTLVVNIGELLELASNGYLRATVHRVVTPPAGVERISVPFFFSARLDATIPLLGLSEELAAQARGPASDPDNPLFRDVGTNVLKSRLRSHPDVARRHYADLLETGTAGS, from the coding sequence ATGCCCAGAATTGTGCCGGTGCTTGATCTGAGTCGTCTCGAACAAGGTGCGTCCGAATATCGTACCTTTCTCCTGGACCTGCGCACGGCGGCCCGGGATGTCGGCTTCTTCTACCTCAGCGGCCACGGAATTTCGGCCTCGGAGATCGACGACGTGCTCGATGCCTCGCGCCGGTTCTTCGCGCTGCCGGAGGCCGACAAGCTGGCGATCGAAATGGTGAAATCCTCGCAGTTTCGCGGCTACACCCGCGCCGGCGGCGAACTGACCAAGGGCGCGGCCGATTGGCGTGAGCAACTCGACATCGGCGTCGAGCGCCAGCCCATCGCGCAGGGACCTGGAATTGCACCGTGGACACGGCTGCAAGGGCCGAACCAGTGGCCGTCTGCACTGCCTGAACTCAAGCCGGCGCTGCTGGCATGGCAGACCAAGGCGACAGCGGTGGCGATCCGGCTGCTGAAGGCCTTCGCGCTGTCGCTCGATCAACCCGAGGATGCCTTCGACGCGATCTACCGCGACTCGCCCAACCATCGCATGAAGATCGTGCGTTATCCCGGCCGTGACGCGACCGAAGGCGACCAGGGCGTCGGCGCGCACAAGGATGGCGGTTTCCTGACCCTGCTGCTGCAGGACGACAACAAGGGGCTGCAGGTCGAATATGACGGAAGCTGGGTGAATGTGGATCCGCTGCCTGGAACGCTGGTCGTCAACATCGGCGAGCTGCTCGAACTGGCGTCGAATGGATATCTCCGCGCCACCGTGCACCGCGTCGTGACGCCGCCTGCCGGCGTCGAGCGGATCTCCGTTCCTTTCTTCTTCAGCGCCCGGCTCGATGCGACCATTCCGCTTCTCGGCCTTTCCGAGGAACTGGCGGCGCAGGCGCGCGGGCCGGCAAGCGATCCCGACAACCCGTTGTTCCGCGATGTCGGCACCAATGTGCTCAAAAGCCGGCTGCGTTCCCATCCCGACGTGGCACGCCGCCACTATGCCGATCTTCTCGAGACCGGAACCGCGGGCTCGTAA
- a CDS encoding ABC transporter ATP-binding protein: protein MVASAAVHAASDNSAGLAVDFQGVSHQYDLDGQPLPVLRQIDLAVAPGEFVALLGPSGCGKSTLLRLAAGLERPTSGGVLADGTIVARPDPSRVLVFQDPTLFPWRTVRDNVAIGPEARGVLAGSEKRIDDALRLVKLEAFASAFPHQLSGGMAQRAALARALVNDPRLLLLDEPLGRLDSLTRLTMQEELLALWRQAGYTVILVTHDVEEALLLSERVIVLTERPARIKAEVSVDLPYPRRRDDPRIVAQRQHILEILGFSA, encoded by the coding sequence GTGGTAGCCTCTGCCGCCGTTCACGCAGCATCCGATAACTCTGCCGGTCTGGCTGTCGACTTCCAGGGCGTCTCGCATCAATACGATCTGGATGGGCAGCCCTTGCCGGTGCTGCGCCAGATCGACCTGGCCGTGGCGCCGGGCGAGTTCGTGGCGCTGCTCGGCCCGTCCGGCTGCGGCAAGTCGACCTTGCTGCGGCTGGCCGCAGGGCTGGAAAGGCCGACCAGCGGCGGCGTTCTGGCGGATGGCACAATCGTCGCCAGGCCGGATCCTTCGCGCGTTCTGGTGTTTCAGGATCCGACCCTGTTTCCGTGGCGGACCGTTCGCGACAATGTCGCCATCGGGCCGGAAGCGCGCGGCGTTCTGGCCGGCAGCGAGAAGCGGATCGATGATGCGCTTCGCCTGGTCAAGCTCGAAGCCTTCGCCTCCGCCTTTCCGCATCAGCTCTCCGGCGGCATGGCGCAACGTGCCGCACTGGCGCGTGCCCTGGTCAACGACCCGCGCCTGCTGTTGCTCGATGAGCCGCTGGGACGGCTGGACTCGCTCACCCGGCTGACCATGCAGGAGGAGCTTTTGGCGCTCTGGCGGCAGGCCGGATACACGGTCATTCTGGTCACCCACGACGTCGAAGAGGCGCTGCTGTTGTCCGAACGCGTCATCGTGCTGACCGAGCGCCCGGCGCGCATCAAGGCAGAGGTTTCGGTCGATCTGCCCTATCCTCGGCGGCGCGACGACCCTCGCATCGTCGCCCAGCGCCAGCATATCCTCGAAATTCTCGGGTTCTCGGCATGA
- a CDS encoding ABC transporter substrate-binding protein, with the protein MTATSKISRRGVLRAAGALGVGAAAVGLLARPTSYAIAGNATKVRLSWTEFAACHSPIAFALSKGIYAKHDLDIELYYQGASGQTLIQSIATNKTDAGAGLLYDWVKPLEQGLDVKLFVGSHGGCTRLLASKASGVTTLEGLKGKTIVSYDVASPPKHSFQVALAKAGLDPENDVNWLNVPFDLVGETVGKGQADALAHLDPWAYSHKKKFDLVEVANTQTGSFEGAVCCVLGVNSAFLDANKDAIRRLAEADIEIHEYAAAHPDEVAKWFVDNLNPGFPFEDIRDEIASWVLHNHPVGKDLQDQVKHAAADLALIKVLDPTTDPAELAQRVTVDILA; encoded by the coding sequence ATCACGGCAACATCGAAAATCTCGCGGCGCGGTGTTCTGCGCGCCGCCGGCGCGCTTGGTGTTGGCGCCGCGGCTGTAGGCCTGCTCGCCAGGCCGACCAGCTACGCCATTGCCGGCAATGCGACCAAGGTGCGGTTGTCGTGGACCGAGTTCGCGGCTTGCCATTCGCCGATCGCCTTCGCCCTGTCGAAGGGCATCTATGCCAAGCATGATCTCGACATCGAGCTCTACTATCAAGGTGCCAGCGGCCAGACGCTGATCCAGTCGATCGCCACCAACAAGACGGATGCCGGCGCCGGCTTGCTCTATGACTGGGTCAAGCCGCTGGAGCAGGGGCTGGACGTCAAGCTCTTCGTCGGCTCGCATGGCGGCTGTACAAGGCTGCTGGCGTCCAAGGCCTCCGGCGTCACCACGCTCGAAGGACTGAAGGGCAAGACCATCGTCTCCTACGATGTCGCCAGCCCACCCAAACACTCCTTCCAGGTCGCGCTGGCCAAGGCCGGCCTCGATCCCGAAAATGATGTGAACTGGCTCAACGTGCCGTTCGATCTGGTCGGCGAAACGGTTGGCAAGGGCCAGGCCGACGCGCTGGCGCATCTCGATCCGTGGGCCTATTCCCACAAGAAGAAGTTCGACCTTGTCGAGGTTGCCAACACGCAAACCGGCTCGTTCGAGGGCGCGGTCTGCTGTGTGCTTGGCGTCAATTCGGCCTTCCTGGACGCCAACAAGGATGCCATCCGGAGGCTGGCCGAAGCCGACATCGAGATCCACGAATATGCAGCGGCGCATCCAGACGAGGTGGCCAAGTGGTTCGTCGACAATCTCAACCCGGGCTTCCCCTTTGAAGATATCCGCGACGAGATTGCCTCATGGGTGCTGCACAACCATCCGGTCGGCAAGGATCTTCAGGACCAGGTGAAGCACGCCGCCGCTGATCTCGCCTTGATCAAGGTCCTCGATCCCACCACCGACCCGGCGGAACTCGCACAGCGGGTGACGGTCGACATTCTGGCCTGA